In Phoenix dactylifera cultivar Barhee BC4 chromosome 11, palm_55x_up_171113_PBpolish2nd_filt_p, whole genome shotgun sequence, the following are encoded in one genomic region:
- the LOC103710523 gene encoding 50S ribosomal protein HLP, mitochondrial isoform X5, with protein MLTVVVGAGRSLLGSLSNNLLGAVKTTHEVIPRLHYNSIFSQQQRTFIQMRTNLKVVDNSGAKRVMCIQALKGRRGARLGDTIIASVKEAQPRGKVKKGEVVYGVVVRAAMQRGRCDGSEIKFDDNAVVIVNKQGEPIGTRVFGPVPHELRKKKHLKILTLAEHIA; from the exons ATGTTGACTGTGGTGGTTGGAG CAGGCCGGTCATTGTTGGGGAGCCTCAGCAACAATTTGCTGGGGGCAGTGAAAACAACTCATGAAGTAATTCCAAGATTGCATTACAATAGTATCTTCTCCCAG CAACAAAGAACATTCATACAGATGAGGACAAACCTCAAAGTCGTGGACAACTCTGGTGCAAAACGGGTCATGTGCATACAAGCTTtgaaggggaggagaggagcaAGATTGGGCGACACCATAATTGCATCTGTGAAGGAAGCACAACCTCGTGGTAAGGTAAAAAAGGGAGAGGTAGTGTATGGTGTGGTTGTGCGTGCTGCCATGCAGCGGGGACGTTGCGATGGCAGTGAGATCAAGTTTGATGACAATGCAGTAGTCATTGTTAACAAGCAAGGAGAGCCAATTGGTACCCGTGTGTTTGGGCCGGTGCCCCATGAGCTCAGGAAGAAGAAGCACCTGAAGATTTTAACTTTGGCTGAACATATAGCTTAA
- the LOC103710523 gene encoding 50S ribosomal protein HLP, mitochondrial isoform X6 gives MLTVVVGGRSLLGSLSNNLLGAVKTTHEVIPRLHYNSIFSQQQRTFIQMRTNLKVVDNSGAKRVMCIQALKGRRGARLGDTIIASVKEAQPRGKVKKGEVVYGVVVRAAMQRGRCDGSEIKFDDNAVVIVNKQGEPIGTRVFGPVPHELRKKKHLKILTLAEHIA, from the exons ATGTTGACTGTGGTGGTTGGAG GCCGGTCATTGTTGGGGAGCCTCAGCAACAATTTGCTGGGGGCAGTGAAAACAACTCATGAAGTAATTCCAAGATTGCATTACAATAGTATCTTCTCCCAG CAACAAAGAACATTCATACAGATGAGGACAAACCTCAAAGTCGTGGACAACTCTGGTGCAAAACGGGTCATGTGCATACAAGCTTtgaaggggaggagaggagcaAGATTGGGCGACACCATAATTGCATCTGTGAAGGAAGCACAACCTCGTGGTAAGGTAAAAAAGGGAGAGGTAGTGTATGGTGTGGTTGTGCGTGCTGCCATGCAGCGGGGACGTTGCGATGGCAGTGAGATCAAGTTTGATGACAATGCAGTAGTCATTGTTAACAAGCAAGGAGAGCCAATTGGTACCCGTGTGTTTGGGCCGGTGCCCCATGAGCTCAGGAAGAAGAAGCACCTGAAGATTTTAACTTTGGCTGAACATATAGCTTAA
- the LOC103710523 gene encoding 50S ribosomal protein HLP, mitochondrial isoform X3 — protein MSASFTSKWSIAGRSLLGSLSNNLLGAVKTTHEVIPRLHYNSIFSQQQRTFIQMRTNLKVVDNSGAKRVMCIQALKGRRGARLGDTIIASVKEAQPRGKVKKGEVVYGVVVRAAMQRGRCDGSEIKFDDNAVVIVNKQGEPIGTRVFGPVPHELRKKKHLKILTLAEHIA, from the exons CAGGCCGGTCATTGTTGGGGAGCCTCAGCAACAATTTGCTGGGGGCAGTGAAAACAACTCATGAAGTAATTCCAAGATTGCATTACAATAGTATCTTCTCCCAG CAACAAAGAACATTCATACAGATGAGGACAAACCTCAAAGTCGTGGACAACTCTGGTGCAAAACGGGTCATGTGCATACAAGCTTtgaaggggaggagaggagcaAGATTGGGCGACACCATAATTGCATCTGTGAAGGAAGCACAACCTCGTGGTAAGGTAAAAAAGGGAGAGGTAGTGTATGGTGTGGTTGTGCGTGCTGCCATGCAGCGGGGACGTTGCGATGGCAGTGAGATCAAGTTTGATGACAATGCAGTAGTCATTGTTAACAAGCAAGGAGAGCCAATTGGTACCCGTGTGTTTGGGCCGGTGCCCCATGAGCTCAGGAAGAAGAAGCACCTGAAGATTTTAACTTTGGCTGAACATATAGCTTAA
- the LOC103710523 gene encoding 50S ribosomal protein HLP, mitochondrial isoform X4 produces MSASFTSKWSIGRSLLGSLSNNLLGAVKTTHEVIPRLHYNSIFSQQQRTFIQMRTNLKVVDNSGAKRVMCIQALKGRRGARLGDTIIASVKEAQPRGKVKKGEVVYGVVVRAAMQRGRCDGSEIKFDDNAVVIVNKQGEPIGTRVFGPVPHELRKKKHLKILTLAEHIA; encoded by the exons GCCGGTCATTGTTGGGGAGCCTCAGCAACAATTTGCTGGGGGCAGTGAAAACAACTCATGAAGTAATTCCAAGATTGCATTACAATAGTATCTTCTCCCAG CAACAAAGAACATTCATACAGATGAGGACAAACCTCAAAGTCGTGGACAACTCTGGTGCAAAACGGGTCATGTGCATACAAGCTTtgaaggggaggagaggagcaAGATTGGGCGACACCATAATTGCATCTGTGAAGGAAGCACAACCTCGTGGTAAGGTAAAAAAGGGAGAGGTAGTGTATGGTGTGGTTGTGCGTGCTGCCATGCAGCGGGGACGTTGCGATGGCAGTGAGATCAAGTTTGATGACAATGCAGTAGTCATTGTTAACAAGCAAGGAGAGCCAATTGGTACCCGTGTGTTTGGGCCGGTGCCCCATGAGCTCAGGAAGAAGAAGCACCTGAAGATTTTAACTTTGGCTGAACATATAGCTTAA